In Passer domesticus isolate bPasDom1 chromosome 7, bPasDom1.hap1, whole genome shotgun sequence, one genomic interval encodes:
- the MYOC gene encoding myocilin isoform X1, whose product MLGVWLLLWGSAALGGRADTAFLRRAHDSSGRCTYSFTVASPVEAACPEAAGGVPELRAELAALASRLSRLESRERAAAGSGPRGAEAGGARDPQQVEAAYGELLRAKSRLEEEKGRLEREKEELGRRLESSAQEVARLRAARCPPGREGPGRDTLRAPAKAPRWEPQPLSYQELQSERTEVPVSRLLEEAALGRPGKEDAAGCGQLAWVGEPVVFGRADSIAGKYGVWMKDPEPVPPFTRDNTWRVDTVGTEVRQLFQYEEAEQLARGYPAKVHILPRPLESTGAVIYRGGLFFQPRQSRSVARYDLRGETITAEREIPGAGYHGQYPYSWGGYTDIDLAVDETGLWVIYSTEKARGAIVLSKLDPETLEIRRTWETNIRKRGVANSFLICGTLYTVSSYSAPNATINFAYDTATGSSRALSIPFENRFRYLSMLDYNPAERQLFAWDSFNMVTYPVRLARP is encoded by the exons ATGCTGGGggtctggctgctgctctggggctccGCGGCCCTGGGCGGCCGGGCGGACACCGCCTTCCTGCGCCGCGCCCATGACAGCTCCGGGCGCTGCACCTACTCCTTCACGGTCGCCAGCCCCGTGGAGGCCGCCTGCCCCGAGGCTGCCGGCGGCGTGCCCGAGCTGCGCGCCGAGCTGGCCGCCCTCGCCTCCCGCCTGAGTCGGCTGGAGAGCCGGGAGCGAGCAGCGGCGGGCTCGGGGCCGCGGGGAGCCGAGGCGGGCGGCGCACGGGACCCCCAGCAAGTGGAGGCTGCGTACGGCGAGCTGCTGCGGGCCAAGTCCcggctggaggaggagaaggggcgGCTGGAGCGGgagaaagaggagctgggcaggcGGCTGGAGAGCAGCGCCCAGGAGGTCGCCCGGCTGCGGGCCGCCCGCTGCCCCCCCGGCAGAGAGGGGCCCGGCCGGGACACGCTGCGCGCCCCCGCCAAGG CGCCGCGCTGGGAGCCGCAGCCCCTGAGCTACCAGGAGCTGCAGTCGGAGAGGACCGAGGTTCccgtgtcccggctgctggaggaggcGGCGCTCGGCCGCCCGGGCAAGGAGGACGCAG caggctgCGGGCAGCTGGCGTGGGTGGGAGAGCCCGTGGTGTTCGGCCGGGCGGACTCCATCGCGGGCAAGTACGGCGTGTGGATGAAGGACCCCGAGCCCGTGCCGCCCTTCACCCGGGACAACACCTGGCGTGTGGACACCGTGGGCACCGAGGTGCGCCAGCTCTTCCAGTACGAGGAGGCCGAGCAGCTGGCCCGGGGCTACCCCGCCAAGGTGCACATCCTGCCGCGGCCCCTGGAGAGCACGGGCGCCGTCATCTACCGCGGCGGGCTCTTCTTCCAGCCCCGCCAGTCGCGCTCCGTGGCCCGCTACGACCTGCGGGGAGAGACCATCACGGCCGAGAGGGAGATCCCCGGCGCCGGCTACCACGGGCAGTACCCCTACTCCTGGGGGGGCTACACCGACATCGACCTGGCGGTGGATGAGACGGGGCTCTGGGTCATCTACAGCACTGAGAAGGCCCGGGGAGCCATCGTCCTCTCCAAGCTGGACCCCGAGACGCTGGAGATCCGTCGGACCTGGGAGACCAACATCCGCAAGCGGGGGGTGGCCAATTCCTTCCTCATCTGCGGCACCCTCTACACCGTCAGCAGCTACTCGGCGCCCAACGCCACCATCAACTTTGCCTACGACACTGCCACGGGCTCCAGCCGGgccctgagcatccccttcGAGAACCGCTTCCGCTACCTCAGCATGCTGGACTACAACCCTGCCGAGCGGCAGCTCTTCGCCTGGGACAGCTTCAACATGGTCACCTACCCCGTGCGCCTGGCCCGGCCCTGA
- the MYOC gene encoding myocilin isoform X2, with the protein MLGVWLLLWGSAALGGRADTAFLRRAHDSSGRCTYSFTVASPVEAACPEAAGGVPELRAELAALASRLSRLESRERAAAGSGPRGAEAGGARDPQQVEAAYGELLRAKSRLEEEKGRLEREKEELGRRLESSAQEVARLRAARCPPGREGPGRDTLRAPAKAPRWEPQPLSYQELQSERTEVPVSRLLEEAALGRPGKEDAGCGQLAWVGEPVVFGRADSIAGKYGVWMKDPEPVPPFTRDNTWRVDTVGTEVRQLFQYEEAEQLARGYPAKVHILPRPLESTGAVIYRGGLFFQPRQSRSVARYDLRGETITAEREIPGAGYHGQYPYSWGGYTDIDLAVDETGLWVIYSTEKARGAIVLSKLDPETLEIRRTWETNIRKRGVANSFLICGTLYTVSSYSAPNATINFAYDTATGSSRALSIPFENRFRYLSMLDYNPAERQLFAWDSFNMVTYPVRLARP; encoded by the exons ATGCTGGGggtctggctgctgctctggggctccGCGGCCCTGGGCGGCCGGGCGGACACCGCCTTCCTGCGCCGCGCCCATGACAGCTCCGGGCGCTGCACCTACTCCTTCACGGTCGCCAGCCCCGTGGAGGCCGCCTGCCCCGAGGCTGCCGGCGGCGTGCCCGAGCTGCGCGCCGAGCTGGCCGCCCTCGCCTCCCGCCTGAGTCGGCTGGAGAGCCGGGAGCGAGCAGCGGCGGGCTCGGGGCCGCGGGGAGCCGAGGCGGGCGGCGCACGGGACCCCCAGCAAGTGGAGGCTGCGTACGGCGAGCTGCTGCGGGCCAAGTCCcggctggaggaggagaaggggcgGCTGGAGCGGgagaaagaggagctgggcaggcGGCTGGAGAGCAGCGCCCAGGAGGTCGCCCGGCTGCGGGCCGCCCGCTGCCCCCCCGGCAGAGAGGGGCCCGGCCGGGACACGCTGCGCGCCCCCGCCAAGG CGCCGCGCTGGGAGCCGCAGCCCCTGAGCTACCAGGAGCTGCAGTCGGAGAGGACCGAGGTTCccgtgtcccggctgctggaggaggcGGCGCTCGGCCGCCCGGGCAAGGAGGACGCAG gctgCGGGCAGCTGGCGTGGGTGGGAGAGCCCGTGGTGTTCGGCCGGGCGGACTCCATCGCGGGCAAGTACGGCGTGTGGATGAAGGACCCCGAGCCCGTGCCGCCCTTCACCCGGGACAACACCTGGCGTGTGGACACCGTGGGCACCGAGGTGCGCCAGCTCTTCCAGTACGAGGAGGCCGAGCAGCTGGCCCGGGGCTACCCCGCCAAGGTGCACATCCTGCCGCGGCCCCTGGAGAGCACGGGCGCCGTCATCTACCGCGGCGGGCTCTTCTTCCAGCCCCGCCAGTCGCGCTCCGTGGCCCGCTACGACCTGCGGGGAGAGACCATCACGGCCGAGAGGGAGATCCCCGGCGCCGGCTACCACGGGCAGTACCCCTACTCCTGGGGGGGCTACACCGACATCGACCTGGCGGTGGATGAGACGGGGCTCTGGGTCATCTACAGCACTGAGAAGGCCCGGGGAGCCATCGTCCTCTCCAAGCTGGACCCCGAGACGCTGGAGATCCGTCGGACCTGGGAGACCAACATCCGCAAGCGGGGGGTGGCCAATTCCTTCCTCATCTGCGGCACCCTCTACACCGTCAGCAGCTACTCGGCGCCCAACGCCACCATCAACTTTGCCTACGACACTGCCACGGGCTCCAGCCGGgccctgagcatccccttcGAGAACCGCTTCCGCTACCTCAGCATGCTGGACTACAACCCTGCCGAGCGGCAGCTCTTCGCCTGGGACAGCTTCAACATGGTCACCTACCCCGTGCGCCTGGCCCGGCCCTGA